The following are from one region of the Phycisphaeraceae bacterium genome:
- a CDS encoding ComEA family DNA-binding protein, whose translation MSKPDPTRGPRVFGATMLGALALALALRASPARTDQTKATILIDVNAATVHELQLLPGVGPALAHRIIAEREEGGPFAGVDDLRRVRGVGERTIMGLRDLVALGP comes from the coding sequence GTGAGCAAGCCCGACCCCACGCGTGGCCCGCGCGTGTTCGGCGCGACGATGCTCGGTGCTCTTGCCCTCGCACTCGCGCTCCGCGCGTCTCCGGCACGCACGGACCAGACGAAGGCGACGATCCTGATCGACGTGAACGCGGCGACCGTCCACGAGCTGCAACTGCTGCCCGGGGTCGGCCCGGCCCTGGCGCACCGGATCATCGCCGAGCGCGAAGAAGGCGGCCCTTTCGCGGGCGTCGACGACCTGAGGCGCGTCCGGGGGGTGGGGGAACGAACGATCATGGGTCTGCGCGATCTCGTCGCGCTCGGTCCCTGA
- the nuoB gene encoding NADH-quinone oxidoreductase subunit NuoB: MGLEAAIPTDAFATTQLRKVVNWARRSSVWPIPFATACCGIELMATASSRYDIARFGMERMSFSPRQSDLLIVAGRIGIKMLPVLQRIYQQITEPKWVISMGACASTGGVFDTYATVQGIDQFIPVDVYIPGCPPRPEMLLEGCMAIHRIIDEDGMPPIGPDGRRIPLKIALQPSHRPAAQPLPLTIGAS; encoded by the coding sequence ATGGGTCTGGAAGCCGCCATCCCTACCGACGCTTTCGCGACGACGCAGCTGCGAAAGGTCGTCAACTGGGCCCGCCGCAGCAGCGTGTGGCCGATCCCCTTCGCCACAGCGTGCTGCGGCATCGAACTCATGGCCACCGCCTCGTCTCGCTACGACATCGCCCGCTTCGGCATGGAGCGCATGTCGTTCTCCCCACGCCAGAGCGACCTGCTCATCGTCGCCGGGCGCATCGGGATCAAGATGCTCCCCGTCCTGCAGCGCATCTACCAGCAGATCACCGAGCCCAAGTGGGTCATCTCGATGGGCGCCTGCGCCAGCACGGGCGGCGTCTTCGACACCTACGCGACGGTGCAGGGCATCGACCAGTTCATCCCGGTGGATGTCTACATCCCGGGGTGCCCCCCCCGCCCCGAGATGCTCCTCGAGGGCTGCATGGCGATCCATCGCATCATCGACGAGGACGGCATGCCCCCCATCGGCCCCGACGGGCGGCGCATCCCCCTCAAGATCGCGCTCCAGCCCTCTCACCGGCCCGCGGCCCAACCCCTGCCGCTGACGATCGGCGCGTCCTGA
- a CDS encoding superoxide dismutase, whose protein sequence is MDHSSPEHEPVTSPISRRQAIAGVGAAVGAVALSPLAFAQQAQALGGSKIDFSSLGYDAAKGEYVLPPLPYAYDALEPHIDAATMEIHHTKHHAGYVAGLNKALAELKKVRESGDASLVKHWSRELAFHGGGHVNHMLFWVTLTPPDSAGAKAGPIGPLAAALRESFGSVDAFKAHFTAAANAVEGGGWAWLMYEPVSRRLIITQMEKQQEIYMTGSVPLLGVDVWEHAYYLRYQNRRADYVKAFWNVVNWPMVGAMLIAARGS, encoded by the coding sequence GTGGACCATTCTTCGCCCGAGCACGAGCCCGTTACGTCCCCGATCTCGCGCCGTCAGGCCATCGCGGGCGTCGGCGCCGCGGTCGGGGCCGTCGCGCTCTCCCCCCTCGCGTTCGCGCAGCAGGCCCAGGCGCTTGGCGGGTCGAAGATCGACTTCTCCTCGCTCGGATACGACGCCGCCAAGGGCGAGTACGTGCTGCCCCCCCTGCCCTACGCGTACGACGCGCTCGAGCCCCACATCGACGCGGCGACGATGGAGATCCACCACACCAAGCACCACGCGGGCTACGTCGCCGGGCTGAACAAGGCGCTCGCGGAGTTGAAGAAAGTCCGGGAGAGCGGCGACGCGTCGCTGGTCAAGCACTGGTCGCGCGAACTGGCCTTCCACGGGGGCGGTCACGTGAACCACATGCTCTTCTGGGTGACCCTGACCCCGCCCGATTCTGCCGGGGCCAAGGCGGGGCCGATCGGCCCGCTGGCGGCGGCGCTGCGCGAGAGCTTCGGGTCGGTCGACGCGTTCAAGGCCCACTTCACCGCGGCCGCCAACGCCGTCGAGGGGGGCGGGTGGGCGTGGCTGATGTACGAGCCCGTCTCGCGCCGGCTCATCATCACCCAGATGGAAAAGCAGCAGGAGATCTACATGACCGGGTCGGTCCCCCTGCTGGGGGTCGATGTCTGGGAGCACGCGTACTACCTGCGTTACCAGAACCGGCGGGCGGACTACGTGAAGGCGTTCTGGAACGTGGTGAACTGGCCCATGGTCGGCGCGATGCTGATCGCGGCCCGGGGCAGCTGA
- a CDS encoding sugar phosphate isomerase/epimerase, with product MVKVAFSTVACPDWTLDRVAAAASRWGFQGVELRTFGWAGTRLACEPALTSGAKVRRMFGEAGVEIAGVGTGVRFDEPVFPPVIGYAISDTNKSVIAAKRTIEIAHEIGAPFVRVFGFEPRRREKFARFQQRVAGRIALAADAARNMDVTVVVENAGIFAGAQALKDLLDEVEASHSSIRVRACYNLANAVRAGDDLAKGVDILGAKLVTARVKDLDGAGMPVPLGAGVLPVGEFVRAVAHSGSARWLVFEWDKLWLPELRDADEVMPGAASSLVRMVAEARGPIFRTGSSTSAA from the coding sequence ATGGTGAAGGTCGCTTTCAGCACGGTTGCCTGCCCCGATTGGACGCTCGATCGCGTCGCCGCCGCGGCGTCGCGCTGGGGCTTCCAGGGGGTTGAGCTGCGCACCTTCGGGTGGGCCGGGACGCGTCTGGCCTGCGAGCCGGCGCTGACCTCGGGGGCCAAGGTCCGGCGGATGTTCGGCGAGGCCGGTGTCGAGATCGCCGGCGTGGGAACGGGCGTGCGCTTCGACGAGCCGGTCTTCCCGCCCGTGATCGGCTACGCGATCAGCGACACGAACAAGAGCGTCATCGCGGCCAAGCGCACCATCGAGATCGCCCACGAGATCGGCGCGCCGTTCGTGCGCGTGTTCGGGTTCGAGCCGCGCCGGCGCGAGAAGTTCGCGCGCTTCCAGCAGCGCGTCGCCGGTCGCATCGCGCTGGCCGCCGACGCCGCCCGCAACATGGATGTCACGGTCGTGGTTGAGAACGCCGGGATCTTCGCCGGGGCGCAGGCGCTGAAGGACCTGCTCGACGAGGTGGAAGCGAGCCACTCGTCGATCCGCGTGCGCGCGTGCTACAACCTGGCCAACGCCGTCAGAGCGGGCGACGACCTCGCGAAGGGAGTCGACATCCTCGGGGCCAAGCTCGTCACGGCGCGCGTCAAGGACCTCGACGGTGCGGGCATGCCCGTCCCGCTGGGCGCCGGCGTGCTGCCGGTGGGCGAGTTCGTGCGCGCCGTCGCGCACTCTGGCTCGGCCCGCTGGCTCGTGTTCGAATGGGACAAGCTGTGGCTGCCGGAACTCCGCGACGCAGATGAGGTGATGCCGGGCGCGGCGTCGTCGCTCGTGCGCATGGTCGCCGAGGCGCGAGGCCCGATTTTCCGCACCGGATCATCCACGAGCGCCGCGTGA
- a CDS encoding phosphoribosylaminoimidazolesuccinocarboxamide synthase: MTDHPLDNAVVSTDLPFPNRRQGKVRDVYDLPRDASRPNSPPALLIVATDRLSAFDVVLPTPIPGKGRILTDISARWFAFIEERGLARTHLLSTNVDDIPGLTGAQRSQLRGRVTLGRRCRVVPIECVARGYLAGSGVKDYQRDGAVCGVKLPAGMRSGDSIIEKLGAPIFTPATKEEQGKHDENISFERACELVGRSLMERLRDMTLAIYLAAHDYAKQRGVILADTKFEFGVPLDERGQPEGDTLLLVDEALTPDSSRYWPAEAWNPGGEQPSYDKQFVREHLEALVAKGEWNKQAPGPVLPERVVRGTLEKYEEARRRLFGS, translated from the coding sequence GTGACCGACCACCCACTCGACAACGCGGTCGTCTCGACCGATCTGCCCTTCCCCAACCGTCGTCAGGGCAAGGTGCGCGATGTTTACGACCTTCCTCGCGACGCGTCGCGCCCCAACTCCCCCCCGGCGCTGCTGATCGTCGCGACGGATCGACTGAGCGCGTTCGATGTCGTGCTGCCGACGCCCATCCCGGGCAAGGGACGGATCCTGACGGACATCTCGGCACGCTGGTTCGCGTTCATCGAGGAGCGCGGGCTGGCGAGAACCCACCTTCTGTCGACGAACGTCGACGACATCCCGGGGCTGACGGGCGCCCAGCGCAGCCAGCTTCGCGGGCGCGTGACGCTCGGGCGTCGCTGCCGCGTCGTTCCCATCGAGTGCGTGGCGCGAGGGTACCTCGCCGGTTCCGGCGTCAAGGACTACCAGCGCGACGGCGCGGTCTGCGGCGTCAAGCTCCCTGCGGGCATGCGCTCCGGCGATTCGATCATCGAGAAGCTCGGCGCTCCGATCTTCACACCCGCGACGAAGGAAGAGCAAGGCAAGCACGACGAGAACATCTCGTTCGAGCGCGCCTGCGAGCTCGTCGGGCGATCGCTGATGGAGCGCTTGCGCGACATGACGCTCGCGATCTACCTCGCGGCGCACGACTACGCGAAGCAGCGAGGCGTGATCCTCGCTGACACGAAGTTCGAGTTCGGCGTCCCGCTCGATGAGCGCGGCCAGCCCGAGGGCGACACGCTCCTGCTCGTCGACGAGGCGCTGACGCCCGACTCCTCACGGTACTGGCCCGCCGAGGCGTGGAACCCCGGGGGCGAGCAGCCCAGCTACGACAAGCAGTTCGTGCGGGAACACCTCGAGGCGCTCGTCGCGAAGGGCGAGTGGAACAAGCAGGCGCCCGGGCCCGTTCTGCCCGAGCGGGTCGTGCGAGGCACGCTCGAGAAGTACGAGGAAGCCCGGCGCCGGCTTTTCGGTTCCTGA
- a CDS encoding response regulator — protein sequence MTQDVQQSVSLEPDAAEIRAATVLVVDDNEQNLELLQAYVEDGVGCGVKTARDGLEALRSVEQSQPDLILLDVMMPRMSGFQVCSRLKSDPVLRDIPVVMVTALNEVADVERAVESGADDFLTKPVHRIELITRVKSLLRVRLLKKQLERTLREVEKLNDSDA from the coding sequence ATGACCCAGGACGTTCAGCAGTCTGTCTCGCTCGAACCCGACGCCGCGGAGATCCGCGCCGCGACGGTGCTCGTCGTCGACGACAACGAGCAGAACCTCGAGCTCCTCCAGGCCTACGTCGAAGACGGCGTCGGCTGCGGCGTCAAGACGGCGCGTGACGGGCTCGAAGCCCTGCGATCCGTCGAGCAGAGCCAGCCCGACCTGATCCTTCTCGATGTCATGATGCCCCGCATGAGCGGGTTCCAGGTGTGCTCGCGCCTCAAAAGCGACCCGGTCCTTCGCGACATCCCGGTAGTGATGGTGACCGCCCTCAACGAGGTCGCCGATGTCGAGCGCGCCGTCGAGAGCGGCGCCGACGACTTTCTGACCAAGCCGGTTCACCGGATCGAGCTCATCACGCGAGTGAAGAGTCTGCTTCGCGTGCGACTGCTCAAGAAGCAGCTCGAGCGCACGCTCCGCGAGGTCGAGAAGCTCAACGACTCCGACGCCTGA
- the queG gene encoding tRNA epoxyqueuosine(34) reductase QueG, whose protein sequence is MTPRGHQHDGHAGPGDPLDAARDIIARARSLGFALAGVCEARPSDHAEHVRAWLAAGKHSTMDWLATQAEQRLDPASMLPGVRSILAVGDLYASRDGASSARESLPPGHGRIARYARGGDYHKVIKKRLHSLCDQLREEHPPHEFRACVDIEPTLEREHAARAGVGWIGRHTLLIHPTHGSYFLLGLILTTLPLATPPEQDRFDDHCGACTRCIDACPTGAIAPSEEPRSVDASRCVSYLTLERRTLVPLDLHSGVGDMIAGCDVCQEVCPHNSARTRPGPSPHGAYAARFASLPLLEVLGWSTQDRSTRLSGMALKRATMTMWKRNALVAAGNALLHGSVPADEAAALRARIARLASGESEDPVIQQTASDVLARITGREGRAPSS, encoded by the coding sequence ATGACGCCGCGCGGTCACCAGCACGATGGACACGCCGGGCCCGGCGATCCGCTCGACGCCGCCAGAGACATCATCGCGCGCGCGCGATCCCTGGGGTTCGCTCTGGCCGGGGTGTGCGAGGCGCGCCCAAGCGATCACGCCGAGCACGTGCGCGCCTGGCTCGCGGCGGGCAAGCACTCCACGATGGACTGGCTCGCGACGCAGGCCGAGCAGCGCCTCGACCCGGCCTCGATGCTGCCGGGCGTGCGCTCGATCCTCGCCGTCGGGGACCTCTACGCGTCGCGCGACGGGGCGTCGTCGGCGCGCGAGAGTCTCCCGCCGGGGCACGGGCGCATCGCCCGCTATGCGCGCGGCGGGGACTACCACAAGGTCATCAAGAAGCGGCTCCACTCGCTCTGCGATCAGCTGCGTGAGGAACACCCCCCCCACGAGTTCCGCGCGTGCGTCGACATCGAACCCACCCTCGAACGAGAGCACGCTGCTCGCGCAGGCGTGGGATGGATCGGGCGTCACACGCTGCTCATCCACCCGACGCACGGCTCGTACTTTCTCCTCGGACTGATTCTCACGACGCTCCCGCTCGCGACGCCTCCCGAGCAGGATCGCTTCGACGACCACTGCGGCGCCTGCACGCGCTGCATCGACGCGTGCCCGACCGGCGCGATCGCTCCGAGCGAGGAGCCGCGCAGCGTCGACGCGAGCCGGTGTGTGTCGTACCTGACCCTCGAGCGGCGGACGCTGGTTCCCCTTGATTTGCACAGCGGCGTCGGCGACATGATCGCCGGCTGTGATGTATGCCAGGAGGTCTGCCCCCATAATTCGGCTCGAACGCGTCCCGGGCCGAGCCCCCACGGGGCGTACGCGGCGCGCTTCGCGTCGCTCCCGCTGCTCGAGGTGCTCGGGTGGTCAACGCAGGACCGTTCGACGCGCCTCAGCGGGATGGCGCTGAAGCGCGCCACGATGACGATGTGGAAGCGCAACGCGCTTGTCGCCGCCGGCAACGCGCTGCTTCACGGCTCGGTTCCGGCGGACGAAGCTGCGGCGCTGCGCGCACGGATAGCCCGGCTCGCGTCGGGCGAATCCGAGGACCCGGTGATTCAGCAGACCGCGTCGGACGTGCTGGCGAGGATCACTGGCCGCGAGGGGCGGGCGCCTTCATCGTGA